Genomic window (Leptolyngbyaceae cyanobacterium):
GGGGGATGGGGGGATGGGGAGCGTTTTCAATTGTTCTCCCGCTCTCCCACTTTCCTGCTCTCCCGCTTTCTCCTGGGAGGAGTTTTCTTTACTCATCATCCAGACTCAGAAAGGGGTCATCGTCTAGGTCATCGTCTGGGAAGTCGCCATCGCTACCTACCGTTACTAAGTCGATTTGCTGGCGATAGTAATCGACGCTTTTCACTTGTACTTCTACGCGATCGCCTAATCGATATTGCTTGCGGTTTTTGCGTCCGACTAGGGCTTCTTGACGAGAGCGATATTCGTACCAATCATCTTTAAGAGATGATACGTGAACTAATCCTTCTGGATAGAAAGCTCGACCGTTGGGCAGAGGGACTTCCATTTCGACGAAGAAACCGTAGGATTGAACGCCGGTAATGATACCTGGGAAAACTTCCCCGGTGCGTTCTTTCATCAGTTCGGCTTTTTTGAGTCCTGCCAAATCTGCTTCTGCTTCTTCTGCTTCTTTTTGCCGTTCGTTGAGTGCAACGACGATCGCCATCAGATGCTCTTCGAGTTCCTCTTGTATAGTGGGTGGCAGCACGTTCCAGTTAATGTGACCGTGACAAGAACTATGGCGCAAGTTCACCTGTTCTTTGGCGCGGGTAGTCCGGCGTTCCCGTCCGTGTTCAAATACGGCGTGCAACACTCTTTGTACTACTAAATCCGAGTATCGCTGTGCGGGGGAGACGCACTGAAGATAGCTTGATTCTAAAGCCAAACTAAAGTGAGAACTAGAGCTAGTGCTATAAAAAGGTGGTTTTAAGCTACCTTGCAATAAAGAATTGAGTACTTTTTCTGCCTTTGATTGGGCAAATTGGTAGATAAATCTTTGAAAATCAGAAGGCAAAACCAGATCGTCTTGCTCTAATTGCAAATCTACTCCGAGATTGCTTGCCAACTTGATCAATTCTATGGCATCGTCCGGATCGGGTGCTGGTTGTACTCGATACATGGTCGGTACTCCCAAAGCAGCTAAATGGGAACCGACAGTTTGATTGACCAAGACCATTAGTTCTGCGATCGTAAAGCGATCGGGTCTTTTGATCAAGCTGACCAACACATTACTCGCCCCTTCATCGCTGAAATGGCTGTCGTTATTAAACTGATTTTCCGCCTCCGACTTTTTAATTTCAAAACTACCCCGTTTGCGCCGTTGTTCTCGGACAGCTTGGCTTAAAAAGAACAGTTGATCGAGGGTGGGAATCACTGGTGCTAACTCGTCAAAAGCAGCCCGTTTCGGTTTAGTATCGTGACGCAGCAGAATTGCTTGGGCTTGGGATTCGGTTAATTGATAGTCTACTTGAATCACCGTAGGTTGAATTTCAAATTCAACCAATTCACCAGCTTGATTTAAGGTGAGGATGACGGAAATAGCTAGTTTATCTTCTCCCGATACTAAAGAGCAACGCTCTAAAAGTTCTGGGGGTAATAACGGCAGGACGGTTTCTCCTAAGTGTACCGATCTACCTCGTTGTTGAGCTTCTCGATCGATCGCCGAATTGGATTCGACATAATAGGAGACATCTACTACGTGAACTCCGACTCGCCACTTATCACCATCGGCTTTTTCCAAAGTAAATGCTTGTTCGACCAAGGGAACATCCGATCGATCGTCTTTTGCCGAGTTAGGTGTAATGGCAATAGTCACCAAATGACGCAAATCCAGACGATTTTTCAATTCTGTCTTGCTAAAAGAAGCGGGGAGTTTCTTTACTTCTTTTAGTACTGCATCGGGGAAAGAGCGGGGTAAATCGTGTTTGCAACAAACAATATCAATATCGGCAGCCGCTTCTGCATCGCTACCCAAAACTTGAGCTACCCTGCCTTGGGGCGGCTGATTTCCCAGGGGATAACGAACGATTTCTACATGAACTAAATGATCTACCGCTTCTGCTAAGTTCTGCCCATCGGAAATTAAGTCTAGTTCAAATAGTAAGCGATCGTCTAAAGGAACGGCTCGATATACCGTGCGTCCCGTTCTGTCTGCGGTTTGCTTCACTCTTGCTAACACGCTGGGGTTAGCTCGCTCTAAAATTAACCTGACTTCACCTTCCGGGCTGCGTCGTCGGTTACCTTCTTTAGTAATTTTCACCAAAACTCGATCGCCATTCCAAGCACTGCTCAAATGGCTTTCCCGCACGTAAATATCTGCCGCTCCTTCTACATTTTGAATGGCAAAACAAAAACCTTTGCTCGAACAACGCAGTTTTGCCTCCACCACCCCCGGCTCGAATATGCGGCGATATTTACCCCTTTCTTTAACTAGAATGCCGATTTTTTCCAGTGCATCAAGGGCTATTTCTAGTTGCCTCAGACAGTTTTCATCAAGGCAACTTAGTTTTTTTTCCAGCATTTTACCAGCGACTAATTTTTCATCTGGAAAATTAGCAAGCAATGTAGCGATTGAAAATTCCATGTAGCGCTCAGTCCTTAGGCTCTCAATTGCATTTTTTTAACGATCGGAACACTCCACAAAGCTTTTAGTTTTTGCTGCTTTTTTTAGATGGCACCCCCAAACGAGTCCAAAAAAACAGCATTACTCTCAAGCCAATACACCCGCCTCGAGCTTCTAATTGTTGAGGTAAACGATTACCCCAACAGCTAAGCGACTTCGATCTGAAATCATTTCCTTGCTAGGTACTTATCATGGGTTGATTCAGCAGATCCTGTTCGGTGCAAATAAGTCCCACTGCAAGGAAACGCCACAGACACCACCTTCACTTTTGAACCCGGGATTTCTAATGGTAAAGAGGAACTCCTCAAGGGGTGAAAAGTGAAGAATTGCGCTAAATCGTCAAGTCGCCGTTGCTTCAGTTGCCCTTAAATGTAACCTCACTCTTCAATCTCGCATCCCTCGAATAACCTTAGTGATGACTGACCCGGTGACGCGCTGACGCGGTAACGCGGGGAAATTTTATTCGGGTTAATTGAACGGACACGATTTGACACGCT
Coding sequences:
- a CDS encoding ribonuclease R family protein; the encoded protein is MEFSIATLLANFPDEKLVAGKMLEKKLSCLDENCLRQLEIALDALEKIGILVKERGKYRRIFEPGVVEAKLRCSSKGFCFAIQNVEGAADIYVRESHLSSAWNGDRVLVKITKEGNRRRSPEGEVRLILERANPSVLARVKQTADRTGRTVYRAVPLDDRLLFELDLISDGQNLAEAVDHLVHVEIVRYPLGNQPPQGRVAQVLGSDAEAAADIDIVCCKHDLPRSFPDAVLKEVKKLPASFSKTELKNRLDLRHLVTIAITPNSAKDDRSDVPLVEQAFTLEKADGDKWRVGVHVVDVSYYVESNSAIDREAQQRGRSVHLGETVLPLLPPELLERCSLVSGEDKLAISVILTLNQAGELVEFEIQPTVIQVDYQLTESQAQAILLRHDTKPKRAAFDELAPVIPTLDQLFFLSQAVREQRRKRGSFEIKKSEAENQFNNDSHFSDEGASNVLVSLIKRPDRFTIAELMVLVNQTVGSHLAALGVPTMYRVQPAPDPDDAIELIKLASNLGVDLQLEQDDLVLPSDFQRFIYQFAQSKAEKVLNSLLQGSLKPPFYSTSSSSHFSLALESSYLQCVSPAQRYSDLVVQRVLHAVFEHGRERRTTRAKEQVNLRHSSCHGHINWNVLPPTIQEELEEHLMAIVVALNERQKEAEEAEADLAGLKKAELMKERTGEVFPGIITGVQSYGFFVEMEVPLPNGRAFYPEGLVHVSSLKDDWYEYRSRQEALVGRKNRKQYRLGDRVEVQVKSVDYYRQQIDLVTVGSDGDFPDDDLDDDPFLSLDDE